One window from the genome of Halobellus ruber encodes:
- a CDS encoding transcription initiation factor IIB yields the protein MSEAPTAEAHTATNACPECGGRPESGSGETVCGDCGLVISSDHIDHGPEWRSFADDDTDPKRTGAPLTRSRHDKGLSTEIGRSTRVKGRKRKRLARMRRQHNRARIATKRDRNQVYAFTEIRRLTGALSLPDRIRDHACSLFDSAQSEDLLRGRSLEGFAAACVYAACRVAGVSRTVGEVADAAKATRDEQTAAYDAINRDLGLPVGPIDPAEYLPRFASRLGLTEEVERRAREYVAEAADRGISAGRNPSGVAAACLYTAGRDVDCGVTQREAADVADVTPVTLRSTYQALRDGE from the coding sequence ATGAGCGAAGCACCCACTGCCGAGGCGCACACCGCGACGAACGCCTGCCCCGAGTGCGGGGGCCGCCCCGAAAGCGGGAGCGGCGAAACCGTCTGCGGCGACTGCGGGCTGGTCATCTCTTCGGACCACATCGACCACGGCCCGGAGTGGCGCTCCTTTGCGGACGACGACACGGACCCGAAACGCACGGGCGCGCCGCTGACGCGCTCCCGACACGACAAGGGACTCTCCACGGAGATCGGCCGTTCGACGCGAGTGAAAGGGCGAAAGCGGAAGCGACTCGCCCGGATGCGCCGCCAGCATAATCGTGCGCGGATCGCCACCAAACGCGACCGCAACCAGGTGTACGCGTTCACCGAGATCCGGCGACTCACGGGTGCGCTGTCGCTGCCGGACCGGATTCGCGACCACGCGTGTTCGCTGTTCGACTCCGCGCAGTCGGAGGACCTGCTCCGCGGCCGTTCGCTCGAAGGCTTCGCTGCGGCCTGCGTGTACGCGGCTTGCCGGGTCGCGGGCGTCTCCCGGACGGTCGGCGAGGTCGCCGACGCCGCGAAGGCGACCCGCGACGAACAGACCGCCGCCTACGACGCGATCAACCGCGACCTCGGGCTGCCGGTCGGCCCGATCGATCCCGCGGAGTACCTGCCCCGGTTCGCCTCCCGGCTCGGTCTCACTGAGGAGGTCGAACGCCGGGCCCGCGAGTACGTCGCGGAGGCCGCCGACCGCGGGATTTCGGCGGGCCGGAACCCCAGCGGCGTCGCCGCGGCGTGTCTGTACACCGCCGGCCGCGACGTCGACTGCGGGGTGACCCAGCGCGAGGCCGCCGACGTCGCGGACGTGACGCCGGTGACGTTGCGGTCGACGTACCAGGCGCTCCGCGACGGGGAGTGA
- a CDS encoding DUF7858 family protein, whose amino-acid sequence MGLSEIAAGVESTTEQVERGVATVDDTGVDLDRRLREHEADLPCTAAAASTVIEEFRSGADAGAAGESAALAPVTAAKLLHRCGFEGLTPLSPTARRVLRDWLDGRIARTEALELTGATDAEFALAAYVETHDPIPELEAAVRREATEPIAGDAAVSKRDALAETMNGIGDL is encoded by the coding sequence ATGGGGTTATCGGAGATCGCTGCGGGCGTCGAGTCGACGACAGAACAGGTCGAGCGGGGGGTCGCTACCGTCGACGACACCGGGGTCGACCTCGATCGCCGCCTCCGGGAGCACGAGGCGGACCTCCCGTGTACGGCCGCCGCGGCGTCGACGGTGATCGAGGAGTTCCGGTCGGGGGCCGACGCGGGAGCGGCCGGCGAATCCGCGGCGCTCGCGCCGGTGACGGCCGCGAAGCTCCTGCATCGATGTGGATTCGAGGGGCTCACGCCGCTGTCGCCGACCGCGCGGCGCGTGCTCCGCGACTGGCTCGACGGCCGGATCGCCCGAACCGAGGCCCTGGAGCTGACGGGTGCCACCGACGCGGAGTTCGCACTGGCGGCGTACGTCGAAACCCACGATCCGATCCCCGAACTCGAGGCGGCGGTCCGCCGCGAGGCCACCGAACCCATCGCCGGCGACGCGGCCGTCTCGAAGCGAGACGCCCTCGCCGAGACGATGAACGGGATCGGAGACCTGTAG
- a CDS encoding AAA family ATPase, translating to MSETPNQSGTGRSTVAAFVGATGGAGTTRTVVETAAALAADGRSVAVLDAAFATQGLADYVAGRIDPDVTQLLVDTGGSNGGRAADLAAALYEFDAGDVAGEVAVCPAHAPFTRLARAKSPAAAERFESLVGTAAGRFDHVLVDVPPIAANQAVAAVNAADTVAVVAPATPRGTEGVQQCHERLADVGSGASLVVSTRGELETADIAVPATDADDVASAPACLGGGSFGAAIERVAAAVTGQELRKPDDDGGLLGAVGEYVGR from the coding sequence ATGTCGGAGACGCCGAACCAGTCGGGAACGGGGCGATCGACCGTCGCGGCGTTCGTGGGCGCGACCGGCGGCGCGGGGACGACGCGAACGGTCGTGGAAACGGCGGCGGCGCTCGCGGCCGACGGGCGATCGGTCGCCGTTCTCGACGCCGCGTTCGCGACGCAAGGGCTCGCGGACTACGTTGCGGGCCGGATCGATCCGGACGTCACCCAACTCCTCGTCGACACCGGAGGCAGCAACGGCGGACGCGCCGCCGACCTCGCCGCGGCGCTCTACGAGTTCGACGCCGGCGACGTCGCCGGCGAGGTCGCCGTCTGTCCGGCCCACGCGCCCTTTACGCGGCTGGCACGGGCGAAGTCACCCGCCGCCGCCGAGCGCTTCGAGTCGCTCGTCGGAACCGCAGCCGGGCGGTTCGACCACGTGCTCGTGGACGTGCCGCCGATCGCCGCGAACCAGGCGGTCGCGGCGGTGAACGCCGCCGACACCGTGGCCGTGGTCGCGCCCGCGACCCCCAGGGGTACAGAGGGCGTCCAGCAGTGCCACGAGCGTCTCGCCGACGTGGGGAGCGGGGCGTCGCTCGTGGTGTCGACACGGGGGGAGTTGGAGACCGCCGACATCGCGGTCCCCGCGACCGACGCCGACGACGTGGCGTCGGCGCCGGCGTGTCTCGGCGGCGGTTCGTTCGGGGCCGCCATCGAGCGGGTCGCCGCCGCAGTGACGGGGCAGGAACTCCGGAAACCGGACGACGACGGGGGACTGCTCGGGGCGGTCGGGGAGTACGTGGGCCGGTAA
- a CDS encoding HIT family protein — translation MSEDPTIFEQIIAGDIPARIVHETETVAAFLDANPLAPGHTLVVPKEPHERLGDIPADEAADVWAAVQELVPRIEAAVDADATTVGVNDGSAAGQEVPHAHVHIVPRFEGDGGGPIHAVAGSRPDLSEDELDDIAAAIGGE, via the coding sequence ATGAGCGAGGACCCGACCATCTTCGAGCAGATCATCGCCGGCGACATCCCGGCCCGCATCGTCCACGAGACCGAGACGGTCGCGGCGTTCCTCGACGCCAACCCGCTCGCGCCCGGCCACACCCTCGTCGTCCCGAAGGAACCCCACGAGCGGTTGGGCGACATCCCCGCCGACGAGGCCGCAGACGTGTGGGCTGCGGTCCAGGAGCTCGTCCCGCGGATCGAAGCGGCGGTCGACGCCGACGCGACCACGGTCGGCGTCAACGACGGGTCGGCGGCCGGCCAGGAGGTGCCGCACGCCCACGTCCACATCGTCCCGCGGTTCGAGGGCGACGGCGGCGGCCCGATCCACGCCGTCGCCGGCAGTCGGCCGGACCTCTCCGAGGACGAACTCGACGACATCGCGGCCGCGATCGGCGGGGAGTGA
- a CDS encoding uracil-DNA glycosylase, with protein MSDPPFPDRSHVLEPGCSRCPDLVACRERISWGTGDRDADVLAVGEAPGAGNPDADRWRGGNWTGKAYTARHSGRRIRDLLAAAGHPDAYVTNAVKCFPCDGEGSNREPTPGERANCRTHLRTELETVEPAAVVATGRHATVSLLALDGRDLEGFLDRVLEPIGMDVVDATLLPVLHPSYQDVWRSRLGYTAAEYRGAVCDAIEAAVDEQSV; from the coding sequence ATGAGCGACCCGCCGTTTCCCGACCGCAGCCACGTGCTCGAACCCGGGTGCTCGCGGTGTCCAGACCTCGTCGCCTGTCGCGAGCGGATCTCGTGGGGCACCGGCGACCGCGACGCTGACGTGCTGGCGGTCGGTGAAGCCCCGGGGGCGGGGAACCCCGACGCCGACCGGTGGCGCGGCGGCAACTGGACCGGGAAGGCCTACACCGCGCGCCACTCCGGCCGGCGGATCCGCGACCTGCTCGCGGCGGCGGGCCACCCCGACGCGTACGTCACGAACGCGGTGAAGTGTTTCCCCTGCGACGGCGAGGGATCGAACCGCGAGCCCACGCCCGGGGAGCGAGCGAACTGCCGGACGCACCTCCGGACCGAACTGGAGACCGTCGAACCCGCGGCGGTCGTCGCGACCGGGCGACACGCCACGGTCTCGCTGCTCGCGCTCGACGGCCGGGACCTCGAGGGGTTCCTCGATCGGGTGCTGGAACCGATCGGGATGGACGTTGTCGACGCCACGCTCCTGCCAGTGCTTCACCCCTCGTATCAGGACGTGTGGCGGTCACGCCTCGGGTACACCGCCGCCGAGTACCGCGGGGCCGTATGCGACGCGATCGAAGCGGCTGTCGACGAGCAATCGGTATGA
- a CDS encoding ribose-phosphate diphosphokinase, producing the protein MIVPGSASQALAARLATELGEPLAAVEYDRFPDGETLATVTDFDADRAVVVATTDTNDAWVELLQLQDAVRGAGAAEVVTVVPYMGYARQDQSFADGQPVSARAMAQAISTGTDRVVLVNPHENAVADFFDCHVTVCDAAGRLADPLPDGLADPLFLSPDSGAVELAAAVRDAYGRGEVDFFEKTRHSGTEVEISPSDADAAGRDVTIVDDIIATGSTMSEAVAHLSAGGADRVFAACIHPLLAGNARLKLERANIERIVGTDTVERDVSRVSVAPIVAAAVNAVEAE; encoded by the coding sequence ATGATCGTACCCGGGTCGGCCTCGCAAGCCCTCGCGGCGAGGCTCGCGACGGAGTTGGGCGAACCGCTTGCGGCCGTGGAGTACGACCGCTTCCCCGACGGCGAGACGCTCGCGACGGTCACCGACTTCGACGCCGACCGGGCGGTCGTGGTCGCGACGACCGACACCAACGACGCGTGGGTCGAACTCCTCCAGCTACAGGACGCCGTCCGGGGGGCCGGCGCCGCGGAGGTCGTGACCGTCGTCCCGTATATGGGCTACGCGCGACAGGACCAGTCCTTTGCCGACGGCCAGCCGGTGTCGGCCCGCGCGATGGCGCAGGCGATCTCCACCGGAACCGACCGGGTCGTCCTGGTGAACCCCCACGAAAATGCCGTCGCCGACTTCTTCGACTGTCACGTCACCGTCTGCGACGCCGCCGGCCGCCTCGCGGATCCCCTGCCCGACGGCCTCGCCGACCCGTTGTTCCTGTCGCCCGATTCGGGCGCCGTCGAGCTTGCGGCGGCCGTCCGCGACGCCTACGGCCGGGGCGAGGTGGACTTCTTCGAGAAGACCCGCCACTCCGGGACCGAGGTGGAGATCTCCCCGAGCGACGCCGACGCCGCCGGTCGCGACGTCACCATCGTCGACGACATCATCGCCACGGGGTCGACGATGAGCGAGGCGGTCGCCCACCTGTCCGCCGGCGGGGCCGACCGGGTGTTCGCGGCGTGTATCCACCCGCTGCTCGCCGGAAACGCCCGGCTCAAGCTCGAACGCGCGAACATCGAGCGGATCGTGGGGACCGACACCGTCGAGCGCGACGTGAGCAGGGTGTCCGTCGCGCCGATCGTCGCCGCCGCGGTCAACGCCGTCGAGGCCGAGTAA
- a CDS encoding HVO_0234 family beta-propeller protein — protein sequence MPTIDEKRVYTDESGTETVYLASGLGVVAVSVSDDLIGEFGVAHRCRARDVATAGPYVAAATDEDVFVCDRRAAADGGPDTGSAFSATGFGPATAVGFRDGALLAGDDDGRVGRAEVDPEAVGDGTPADAAWTALGTVGAVRAIDGDFVAAADGAHQVGDSGLRPVGLDDARDVDGEPLVAAASGLYKLGNGWMDVAPGPAAAVDAADGRGLAVCDGDLYAREPDAGEWVAAAPPFDADATVVAVTHGAEAAYAVTAAGRLAVRVPGAGWRDRDLGVREVAAAAV from the coding sequence ATGCCCACGATCGACGAGAAACGGGTCTACACCGACGAGTCGGGGACCGAGACGGTCTACCTCGCAAGCGGGCTCGGGGTCGTCGCGGTGTCGGTCTCCGACGACCTGATCGGCGAGTTCGGGGTCGCCCACCGGTGTCGCGCCCGTGACGTTGCGACGGCCGGCCCGTACGTGGCGGCGGCGACCGACGAGGACGTGTTCGTCTGTGATCGGCGGGCGGCCGCCGACGGCGGTCCGGATACCGGATCCGCGTTTTCGGCCACCGGGTTCGGCCCCGCGACGGCGGTGGGGTTCCGGGACGGCGCGCTGCTCGCGGGCGACGACGACGGCCGCGTCGGTCGCGCGGAGGTCGACCCCGAGGCGGTCGGCGACGGCACGCCGGCGGACGCCGCGTGGACGGCGCTCGGGACGGTCGGCGCGGTCCGGGCGATCGACGGCGACTTCGTCGCCGCCGCGGACGGGGCCCACCAGGTCGGGGACTCGGGACTGCGGCCCGTCGGACTCGACGACGCCCGCGACGTCGACGGCGAGCCGCTCGTCGCGGCCGCGTCCGGGCTCTACAAGCTCGGCAACGGGTGGATGGACGTCGCTCCCGGACCCGCGGCCGCCGTCGACGCCGCCGACGGTCGGGGGTTGGCGGTCTGCGACGGCGACCTCTACGCTCGGGAGCCGGACGCGGGCGAGTGGGTCGCTGCCGCCCCGCCGTTCGACGCCGACGCGACCGTCGTAGCCGTGACCCACGGCGCTGAGGCCGCCTACGCAGTCACCGCCGCCGGGCGGCTCGCGGTCCGGGTGCCGGGTGCGGGGTGGCGCGACCGCGACCTGGGCGTCCGGGAGGTCGCGGCGGCCGCGGTCTGA
- a CDS encoding tRNA (guanine(26)-N(2))-dimethyltransferase: protein MDVCEGDVEISVPGARDGAAEGAGDDVFYNPTQELNRDVTVAALDAYAEREPRASTYLDAMAASGIRGVRAAAAGFDVTCADVDPEAVALARENLERNGLDGAAVERDANAFLHDSETVFDVVDLDPFGTPIPFADAAFANARSLVCVTATDTAPLCGAHQRSGIRTYTTLPQNTEYHPEMGLRVLLSALIRTAARYDTAAVPILSHVTRHYARTYLQLDARATSADDLLADLGYVHHCEDCLRRTHERDLIAHPPDACDACGGDRLLTAGPIYLGPIADPAFARSVREYVTDGMGEAARARRLLDTVAAELDTPTHYDQHRLCKQWSRPAVGMDEFVDSLRDAGFSATRAHYSGTAFKTDATVTEIRDATGE, encoded by the coding sequence ATGGACGTTTGCGAGGGCGACGTCGAGATCTCGGTCCCCGGCGCCCGCGACGGCGCCGCCGAGGGCGCCGGCGACGACGTCTTCTACAACCCGACCCAGGAACTCAACCGCGACGTCACCGTGGCGGCGCTGGACGCCTACGCCGAGCGGGAGCCGCGGGCGAGCACCTACCTCGACGCGATGGCGGCAAGCGGGATCCGCGGCGTCCGGGCGGCGGCCGCGGGGTTCGACGTGACCTGTGCCGACGTCGACCCCGAGGCGGTCGCGCTCGCCCGCGAGAACCTGGAACGCAACGGCCTCGACGGCGCGGCGGTCGAACGCGACGCCAACGCTTTCCTCCACGACTCGGAGACCGTCTTCGACGTGGTCGATCTGGATCCCTTCGGGACGCCGATCCCGTTCGCCGACGCCGCGTTCGCCAACGCCCGCAGCCTGGTGTGCGTGACCGCCACCGACACCGCGCCGCTGTGTGGCGCCCATCAGCGCTCAGGCATCCGGACCTACACCACGCTCCCGCAGAACACCGAGTACCACCCCGAGATGGGGCTGCGGGTCCTGCTGTCGGCGCTGATCCGCACCGCCGCCCGGTACGACACCGCCGCGGTCCCGATCCTCTCGCACGTCACCCGCCACTACGCCCGGACGTACCTCCAACTCGACGCGCGGGCGACCAGCGCCGACGACCTCCTGGCGGACTTGGGCTACGTCCACCACTGCGAGGACTGTCTCCGCCGGACCCACGAGCGCGACCTGATCGCCCACCCGCCCGACGCGTGCGACGCCTGCGGCGGCGACCGACTCCTGACCGCCGGCCCGATCTACCTCGGCCCGATCGCCGATCCGGCGTTCGCGCGGTCGGTCCGCGAGTACGTCACCGACGGGATGGGCGAGGCCGCCCGTGCCCGCCGTCTGCTCGACACCGTCGCCGCGGAACTCGACACGCCGACGCACTACGACCAACACCGGCTCTGCAAGCAGTGGAGCCGGCCGGCCGTCGGGATGGACGAGTTCGTCGACTCGCTCCGCGATGCGGGCTTCTCGGCGACCCGCGCCCACTACTCGGGGACCGCCTTCAAGACCGACGCCACGGTGACGGAGATCCGCGACGCGACCGGGGAGTGA
- a CDS encoding YhjD/YihY/BrkB family envelope integrity protein, producing the protein MSAPTAPRLAVVRSVVETVRDREVTFLAAGISYYVLVSLVPLLTFGVVVATVVGGADLATRVQAVAGAYLLPTGSDLVAGALADRSGQGALSVVSLTVTTWGALKLFRGVDVAFARIYGYPTSPILQQLSDGVVVLATLGAAAVGVAVTTAVIAVADLPFVGVVGPLVLLSFLVVAFLPLYAVIPDVPVPLRSALPGALLSAVGWTGLSAAFSIYARVSTGVAGALGGVLLLVTWFYASGILVLTGAAANAVLADRVGVPLHREDHGTRRFAPAADGDRDRQVQQPRVRGADRTMSAEDASDDDAGDPAADAPDDGATDVDPRGAPDIEQLDRRVEELRSDLAAFEEDVESRTVDRPTLKADLERYVRGRLRRGKARGWGPYLVLLYGTAATISAFYFLEDDLLAVVAMVIIYLSTLGLYTLFVVFGVGLNALGVPGRFVDWIRDRRS; encoded by the coding sequence GTGAGCGCCCCGACTGCTCCCCGCCTGGCCGTCGTCCGTTCCGTCGTCGAGACAGTCCGCGACCGCGAGGTGACCTTCCTGGCCGCCGGGATCTCCTACTACGTGCTGGTGTCGCTCGTGCCGCTTTTGACCTTCGGGGTCGTGGTGGCGACGGTCGTCGGCGGCGCCGACCTCGCAACCCGGGTGCAGGCTGTCGCCGGCGCGTATCTCCTGCCGACGGGGTCGGATCTGGTCGCGGGCGCGCTGGCGGACCGCTCCGGACAGGGGGCGCTGTCGGTCGTCAGCCTGACCGTGACCACGTGGGGCGCGCTGAAACTGTTCCGCGGCGTCGACGTCGCGTTCGCGCGGATCTACGGCTATCCGACGAGCCCGATCCTCCAGCAGCTCTCCGACGGGGTCGTGGTGTTGGCGACGCTGGGCGCCGCGGCAGTCGGGGTCGCGGTCACGACGGCGGTCATCGCCGTGGCCGACCTCCCGTTCGTGGGGGTCGTGGGGCCGCTCGTCCTGCTTTCGTTCCTGGTCGTTGCGTTCCTGCCGCTGTACGCCGTGATCCCGGACGTTCCGGTCCCGCTGCGGAGCGCGCTCCCCGGAGCGCTGCTTTCGGCCGTCGGCTGGACCGGGCTGAGTGCGGCGTTCAGCATCTACGCCAGGGTCTCGACCGGCGTTGCCGGCGCGCTCGGCGGGGTGCTCCTCCTCGTCACGTGGTTCTACGCGTCGGGCATCCTCGTGCTGACTGGCGCCGCGGCCAACGCGGTGCTCGCCGACCGCGTCGGGGTGCCGCTCCACAGGGAGGATCACGGGACGCGTCGCTTCGCGCCGGCCGCCGACGGGGATCGAGACCGGCAGGTACAACAGCCGCGGGTTCGAGGTGCCGACCGGACGATGAGCGCGGAGGACGCATCCGACGACGACGCCGGCGACCCCGCCGCGGACGCGCCCGACGACGGAGCGACCGACGTCGACCCCCGCGGCGCGCCCGACATCGAACAGCTCGACCGCCGGGTCGAGGAGCTCCGGTCGGACCTCGCGGCGTTCGAGGAGGACGTCGAGTCCCGGACGGTCGACCGGCCGACGCTCAAAGCCGACCTCGAGCGGTACGTCCGCGGCCGACTCCGCCGCGGGAAGGCCCGCGGCTGGGGACCGTATCTCGTTCTCCTCTACGGCACCGCGGCGACGATCTCGGCGTTCTACTTCCTCGAGGACGACCTGCTCGCGGTGGTCGCGATGGTGATCATCTACCTCTCGACGCTCGGGCTCTACACCCTGTTCGTGGTCTTCGGGGTGGGACTCAACGCCCTCGGGGTCCCCGGCCGGTTCGTCGACTGGATCCGCGACCGGCGGTCCTGA